A genomic window from Microbacterium sp. H1-D42 includes:
- a CDS encoding stage II sporulation protein M, giving the protein MDADALADARRPEWERLDDLSRRRHLDGAEVDELIVRYRAASADLAELKTSVGDSPQGAYLSTILATARLRFTGASDNILAQAARFFTLQFPAALYRIRWTTAVIAALFVLTVAITAAWIAADPTRVAALGTPEVLQQYAEEDFVGYYEPMASFAGMVWFNNAWIAMQCVLFGVTGIWPVWMLMQNAVGLGVSTAVMAAYGHLDTMILHILPHGLLELTAIFVAAAAGLHVFWAWVVPGRRTRGEALASEGRALATVAIGLIFVLLLSGLVEGFVTGAALPWSVKIGIGALALGVFLFYMLVIGRRAVRAGESGDLVEYEAGTPTLTAG; this is encoded by the coding sequence GTGGATGCCGATGCCCTCGCCGACGCACGCCGACCCGAGTGGGAACGGCTGGATGATCTGAGCCGACGACGACACCTCGACGGTGCCGAGGTCGACGAGCTCATCGTGCGCTATCGCGCGGCGTCCGCCGACCTCGCAGAATTGAAGACGTCCGTCGGTGATTCGCCGCAGGGTGCCTACCTGTCGACGATCCTCGCCACCGCCCGGCTGCGATTCACCGGAGCCAGCGACAACATCCTGGCGCAGGCCGCACGCTTCTTCACCCTGCAGTTCCCGGCCGCGCTGTACCGCATCAGGTGGACGACGGCCGTGATCGCCGCGCTGTTCGTGCTCACTGTGGCCATCACGGCGGCCTGGATCGCCGCCGATCCCACTCGCGTTGCGGCGCTCGGCACTCCCGAGGTGCTGCAGCAGTACGCCGAAGAGGACTTCGTCGGCTACTACGAGCCAATGGCCTCGTTCGCGGGCATGGTGTGGTTCAACAACGCCTGGATCGCGATGCAGTGCGTCCTGTTCGGCGTGACGGGCATCTGGCCGGTGTGGATGCTGATGCAGAACGCCGTCGGATTGGGCGTGTCGACCGCGGTGATGGCGGCGTACGGGCACCTCGACACCATGATCCTGCATATCCTGCCGCACGGCCTGCTCGAGCTCACGGCGATCTTCGTGGCCGCCGCGGCCGGTCTGCACGTGTTCTGGGCCTGGGTCGTGCCGGGGCGCCGCACCCGAGGCGAGGCGCTGGCGTCTGAGGGGAGGGCCCTGGCAACCGTCGCCATCGGACTCATCTTCGTGCTGCTGCTCTCCGGCCTCGTCGAGGGCTTCGTCACCGGGGCAGCGCTCCCGTGGTCGGTCAAGATCGGCATCGGCGCTCTGGCTCTCGGAGTCTTCCTGTTCTACATGCTCGTGATCGGACGACGTGCGGTGCGCGCGGGGGAGAGCGGCGACCTCGTCGAGTACGAGGCCGGCACACCCACCCTCACCGCCGGCTGA
- a CDS encoding ABC transporter ATP-binding protein: MTLVTLQDVAKSVRLPDDSMLEILRGVTLEVAAGDHVSIVGRSGSGKSTLLNILGMLDAPTSGSVAFEGREVRRMRTGRLDRLRGANVGFVFQQFNLLPGRTALDNVMMPLGHAGGSMFWRRRRIAADMLERVGLGHRIEQVADRLSGGEQQRVAIARALVRRPVLILADEPTGALDIDTGATVMALLDQVATETDAALVTITHDLHVAARARRHYRLDGGVLVPADLRRAFEASTLQDAPTPQDEATLQEVAP; this comes from the coding sequence GTGACTCTTGTCACCCTGCAGGATGTCGCCAAGAGCGTGCGTCTGCCGGACGACTCGATGCTGGAGATCCTGCGGGGCGTCACGCTCGAAGTCGCTGCAGGCGACCACGTCTCGATCGTCGGTCGCTCGGGATCCGGAAAGTCGACGCTGCTGAACATCCTCGGCATGCTCGATGCGCCCACGAGCGGCAGCGTCGCGTTCGAGGGGCGCGAGGTGCGACGAATGCGCACGGGCCGACTCGACCGCCTGCGCGGCGCGAACGTGGGGTTCGTGTTCCAGCAGTTCAACCTGCTTCCCGGGCGCACGGCGCTCGACAACGTGATGATGCCGCTTGGGCACGCCGGCGGGTCGATGTTCTGGCGACGTCGCCGCATCGCCGCCGACATGCTCGAGCGCGTTGGACTCGGACATCGCATCGAGCAGGTCGCCGACCGCCTCTCCGGTGGTGAGCAGCAGCGCGTCGCCATCGCTCGCGCTCTGGTGCGCCGCCCGGTGCTGATCCTGGCCGATGAGCCCACCGGCGCCCTCGACATCGACACGGGTGCCACCGTCATGGCGCTGCTGGACCAGGTGGCCACCGAGACGGATGCGGCACTGGTGACCATCACCCACGACCTGCACGTAGCGGCCCGCGCCCGGCGACACTACCGACTGGACGGCGGAGTGCTCGTCCCGGCCGACCTGCGCCGCGCATTCGAGGCGTCGACGCTGCAGGACGCCCCGACGCCGCAGGACGAGGCAACGTTGCAGGAGGTCGCGCCGTGA
- a CDS encoding efflux RND transporter periplasmic adaptor subunit, with protein sequence MLVWRRIVVPVIFILVLAAGAAALVKLAFFPAAADVAQEQPTAGIADPVIAVERGAVVNELTLQGNIARDAAYIVRTETDGTVTAVHVADGAAVAKDQLLFTIKQEYPAKTIEVRAPEAGNVSLIGLVKGQMASIGGEALTLTPTRHHLQATVQATQLYRLVNAPAEGTVTITGGPAPFTCTGVRVEIAEDGTASVRCAIPADQKVFAGLPATIDLALGKVDDALIVPVTAVKGGAGSGIVWVDAGDGSDPEERKITLGVNDGENVEVVEGLVEGDAIRQFVPGFAAPAEEFCYDDGTGNEICETGASW encoded by the coding sequence GTGCTCGTCTGGCGTCGCATCGTAGTCCCGGTCATCTTCATCCTCGTGCTCGCAGCGGGCGCTGCCGCGCTGGTCAAGCTCGCCTTCTTCCCTGCCGCGGCGGACGTGGCCCAGGAGCAGCCCACCGCGGGCATCGCTGATCCGGTCATCGCCGTCGAACGCGGCGCTGTCGTGAACGAGCTGACACTTCAGGGCAACATCGCCCGGGATGCGGCCTACATCGTGCGCACGGAGACCGACGGCACTGTCACGGCGGTGCACGTCGCAGACGGGGCCGCTGTAGCCAAGGACCAGCTGCTGTTCACGATCAAACAGGAGTATCCGGCGAAGACCATCGAGGTGCGCGCCCCCGAGGCGGGGAATGTGTCGCTGATCGGTCTGGTCAAGGGTCAGATGGCCAGCATCGGCGGTGAGGCGCTCACGCTGACTCCCACGCGTCACCACCTGCAGGCCACCGTGCAGGCCACCCAGCTCTACCGCCTCGTGAACGCCCCGGCGGAGGGCACGGTGACGATCACCGGCGGACCAGCGCCGTTCACCTGCACAGGGGTGCGGGTCGAGATCGCCGAGGACGGCACAGCCAGCGTGCGCTGCGCGATACCAGCCGACCAGAAGGTCTTCGCCGGTCTGCCCGCCACGATCGACCTCGCCCTCGGCAAGGTCGATGACGCCCTTATCGTGCCGGTCACCGCAGTCAAGGGTGGCGCCGGCAGCGGGATCGTGTGGGTGGATGCCGGTGACGGCAGCGATCCGGAGGAGCGCAAGATCACCCTCGGGGTGAACGATGGCGAGAACGTCGAAGTGGTGGAGGGGCTCGTCGAGGGTGACGCGATCCGCCAGTTCGTGCCCGGGTTCGCCGCGCCGGCAGAGGAGTTCTGCTATGACGATGGCACGGGCAACGAGATCTGCGAGACCGGGGCGAGCTGGTGA
- a CDS encoding DUF5719 family protein: protein MKQRTIRLAATGARIATGAVVAAACVLGVAAAVAAPWPQVQNEPATTVVTPVPGDTTLICNGSFRALGRDSSQADLMVSAGVPRLRVEAEQDSAVTEPLSMPDVTGGDGAQTITAHVQDRTVPLIAASESIRLFDEDLRGFAAAPCREASMHSWLVGGDVSTGASDIIVLSNPGSVPATVDLTVYGLQRAASTTIVPPRTQIGLPLASVAAGEQRPVVEVTSSGAPVRATLQSAFTRTLDAVGIDLQDGIGGAQNQLMLLGVQSDPASAGDDATGIVLRMLAPDAEAQATIRVREEGSLRVLDEYTFELAAMIPSEISLPGLAQGAYDIEVEATAPIVAAARQTQRDGGKQDFSWMLPAPALQGTVMFSVPSGAPATLYLRNTQDSPVTVTLDGADQRTVELQASDSATVRLRAGAYTLESESPVHAAVGMLNTSGTPAIAGWPLWPPAATQRPIVVHP, encoded by the coding sequence ATGAAGCAGCGAACCATCCGTCTCGCGGCCACTGGCGCGCGCATCGCCACCGGAGCTGTCGTCGCCGCTGCGTGCGTGCTCGGCGTCGCGGCTGCGGTCGCAGCCCCCTGGCCGCAGGTGCAGAACGAGCCCGCGACCACGGTCGTCACGCCTGTTCCCGGTGACACGACGCTGATCTGCAACGGCTCCTTCCGAGCCCTGGGGCGCGATTCGAGCCAGGCCGACCTGATGGTCTCGGCCGGCGTGCCGAGACTGCGCGTCGAGGCCGAACAGGACTCGGCTGTCACGGAGCCGCTCTCCATGCCGGATGTCACCGGGGGCGACGGCGCCCAGACGATCACCGCGCATGTGCAGGATCGCACGGTGCCGCTGATTGCGGCATCCGAATCCATCCGACTGTTCGACGAGGATCTGCGCGGTTTCGCCGCTGCGCCCTGCCGTGAGGCGAGCATGCACTCCTGGCTGGTCGGGGGAGACGTCTCCACTGGTGCCTCCGACATCATCGTGCTGTCCAATCCGGGCAGTGTCCCCGCCACTGTCGATCTGACGGTGTACGGTCTGCAGCGTGCCGCGTCGACGACGATCGTGCCGCCGCGCACCCAGATCGGGCTGCCGCTGGCATCCGTTGCCGCTGGGGAGCAGCGTCCCGTCGTGGAGGTCACCTCGTCCGGCGCGCCGGTGCGAGCCACTCTGCAGTCCGCCTTCACGCGCACGCTCGACGCCGTCGGGATCGACCTGCAGGACGGCATCGGCGGAGCACAGAATCAGCTGATGCTGCTGGGCGTGCAGTCAGACCCTGCTTCAGCCGGTGACGATGCGACGGGCATCGTCCTGCGGATGCTGGCTCCCGATGCAGAAGCGCAGGCGACGATCCGCGTGCGCGAAGAGGGATCGCTGAGAGTGCTGGATGAGTACACATTCGAGCTGGCGGCGATGATCCCGAGCGAGATCTCGCTGCCAGGGCTGGCGCAGGGCGCCTACGATATCGAGGTCGAGGCGACGGCTCCGATCGTGGCGGCGGCGCGGCAGACGCAGCGCGACGGCGGGAAGCAGGACTTCTCCTGGATGCTGCCGGCGCCCGCACTGCAGGGCACAGTGATGTTCTCCGTTCCCAGTGGTGCGCCGGCCACACTGTACCTGCGCAACACACAGGACAGTCCCGTGACCGTCACACTCGACGGGGCTGATCAGCGCACCGTCGAGCTGCAGGCCTCCGACTCGGCGACTGTGCGTCTGCGCGCCGGCGCCTACACCCTGGAGTCGGAATCACCAGTGCATGCCGCGGTCGGCATGCTGAACACGTCGGGTACTCCGGCGATCGCCGGTTGGCCGTTGTGGCCGCCCGCAGCGACTCAGCGCCCGATCGTCGTGCACCCCTGA
- a CDS encoding ABC transporter permease codes for MSGIIGAIADAWAEIRVHKLRVLLSLIGIAVSVAALTAVIAISEYQMQSQAEQADRWGGRLATIAVSAMSDDGAPVEPAAFDEHFRRVAERYEFSHVARIAEGLQAPVQASDGVHGTTTRLIDPLYASMHREKLIDGREFRADDALALAPPVIISETLWDRLGRVPVAQHPLLTIGGDAGGIHQIVGVRPKEGPWDEEVRIDLLYDAYAARVDALPEGVVPRYDIWVAQNDADAIGPVLAMDLRAGLPAGQDVSVGRSDQGAQPGYLESQRMFELIIGGIAVLILALGALSLINIQLVAMRQRVREIGVRRAFGATAGRVFTSVLLESLVATTVAGIIGIAVVVALLRSPLLIEWMFQGLVDVPPFPMRAALTGLIAAVIVGALAGFVPALVALRVKVIDAIRF; via the coding sequence GTGAGCGGGATCATCGGAGCCATCGCCGACGCCTGGGCCGAGATCCGCGTGCACAAGCTGCGCGTTCTGCTCAGCCTGATCGGAATCGCCGTCTCAGTGGCCGCGCTCACTGCGGTCATCGCCATCTCCGAGTACCAGATGCAGTCGCAGGCAGAGCAAGCCGACCGCTGGGGAGGCCGCCTGGCCACGATCGCAGTCAGCGCCATGTCGGATGACGGTGCTCCTGTGGAACCGGCCGCCTTCGACGAGCACTTCCGCCGTGTCGCGGAACGGTACGAGTTCAGTCATGTCGCCCGCATCGCGGAGGGGCTCCAGGCGCCGGTGCAGGCATCGGACGGCGTGCATGGCACGACGACGCGCCTCATCGACCCGCTGTACGCGTCCATGCACCGCGAGAAGCTGATCGACGGTCGCGAGTTCCGCGCCGACGATGCACTGGCGCTGGCACCGCCGGTGATCATCTCCGAGACGCTGTGGGATCGCCTCGGCCGTGTGCCCGTCGCGCAGCATCCGCTCCTCACCATCGGCGGCGACGCCGGCGGCATCCACCAGATCGTCGGCGTGCGCCCGAAGGAGGGCCCATGGGACGAAGAGGTGCGCATCGACCTGCTGTATGACGCGTACGCGGCGCGCGTCGATGCTCTGCCCGAGGGCGTCGTGCCCCGCTACGACATCTGGGTGGCGCAGAACGACGCGGATGCCATCGGGCCGGTGCTGGCGATGGATCTGCGTGCGGGCCTTCCCGCCGGGCAGGACGTGTCGGTCGGTCGCAGCGACCAGGGGGCGCAGCCGGGCTACCTGGAGTCCCAGCGGATGTTCGAGCTGATCATCGGCGGGATCGCGGTGCTGATCCTGGCACTCGGTGCTCTCAGCCTGATCAACATCCAACTCGTCGCGATGCGTCAGCGCGTGCGCGAGATCGGCGTGCGACGGGCCTTCGGAGCGACCGCAGGGCGGGTGTTCACGTCGGTGCTGCTGGAGAGCCTGGTGGCGACCACGGTCGCCGGGATCATCGGCATCGCCGTGGTGGTCGCCCTGCTGCGCTCACCGCTGCTGATCGAGTGGATGTTCCAGGGACTCGTCGACGTGCCGCCGTTCCCGATGCGCGCAGCCCTCACCGGCCTGATCGCCGCGGTTATCGTCGGCGCCCTCGCCGGCTTCGTCCCCGCGCTGGTGGCGCTGCGGGTGAAGGTGATCGACGCAATCCGATTCTGA
- a CDS encoding catalase yields MADKPATTTQTGIPVASDAHSLTVGADGVTVLHDRYLLEKLASFNRERVPERNPHAKGGGAFGELEITEDVSAYTRAAVFQPGAKSETLLRFSSVAGEQGSPDTWRDVRGFSLRFYTTEGNLDIVGNNTPTFFLRDAIKFPDFIHSQKRLGGSALRNADMQWDFWTLSPESAHQVTYVMGDRGISRSWRHVNGYGSHTYQWVNAAGERFWVKYHFLSQQGVEPMFADEAERVAGEDADFYRRDLYEAIERGDYPKWDVYVQIMPYEEAKTYRFNPFDLTKTWSKKDYPRIKVGTFTLNRNPENFFAQIEQAAFSPGNQVPGTGISPDKMLMARVFSYNDAQRYRIGANFNQLPVNQPHAAKVNNYMHEGQMQYHFNPAEHRVYTPNSYGAAGGPEADPLLGVEASWESDGELVRSAATLREDDGDFVQPGILYREVFDDEQRARFVETLLGQYNALTVPAIQERFFWYWGQVDAQLGATLRERAGAPVGEAEPVGVGE; encoded by the coding sequence ATGGCTGACAAGCCCGCAACCACCACCCAGACAGGAATCCCGGTCGCCAGCGACGCGCACTCGCTGACCGTCGGCGCCGACGGCGTCACGGTGCTGCACGACCGCTACCTGCTCGAGAAGCTCGCCTCGTTCAACCGCGAGCGCGTGCCCGAGCGCAACCCGCACGCCAAGGGCGGCGGCGCATTCGGTGAGCTCGAGATCACTGAGGACGTCTCGGCGTACACCCGTGCCGCTGTGTTCCAGCCGGGCGCGAAGAGCGAGACGCTGCTGCGCTTCTCGTCGGTCGCCGGCGAGCAGGGCTCCCCCGACACCTGGCGCGACGTGCGCGGCTTCTCGCTGCGCTTCTACACGACCGAGGGCAACCTCGACATCGTCGGCAACAACACCCCGACGTTCTTCCTGCGCGACGCGATCAAGTTCCCCGACTTCATCCACTCGCAGAAGCGCCTCGGCGGCTCTGCGCTGCGCAACGCCGACATGCAGTGGGACTTCTGGACCCTCTCGCCCGAGTCGGCCCACCAGGTCACCTACGTCATGGGCGACCGCGGCATCTCGCGCTCATGGCGCCACGTCAACGGCTACGGCTCGCACACCTACCAGTGGGTCAACGCCGCAGGCGAGCGCTTCTGGGTGAAGTACCACTTCCTCTCCCAGCAGGGTGTCGAGCCGATGTTCGCCGATGAGGCCGAGCGCGTCGCCGGCGAGGACGCCGACTTCTACCGTCGCGACCTGTACGAGGCCATCGAGCGCGGCGACTACCCCAAGTGGGACGTCTACGTGCAGATCATGCCCTACGAAGAGGCGAAGACCTATCGCTTCAACCCGTTCGACCTGACCAAGACATGGTCGAAGAAGGACTACCCGCGCATCAAGGTCGGCACGTTCACGCTGAACCGCAACCCGGAGAACTTCTTCGCGCAGATCGAGCAGGCGGCCTTCTCGCCTGGCAACCAGGTTCCTGGCACCGGCATCTCGCCCGACAAGATGCTGATGGCCCGCGTGTTCTCGTACAACGACGCGCAGCGCTACCGCATCGGTGCCAACTTCAACCAGCTGCCGGTGAACCAGCCGCATGCGGCCAAGGTGAACAACTACATGCACGAAGGCCAGATGCAGTACCACTTCAACCCGGCCGAGCACCGCGTGTACACGCCGAACTCGTACGGCGCCGCCGGCGGCCCTGAGGCCGACCCGCTGCTGGGCGTCGAGGCCAGCTGGGAGTCGGACGGCGAACTGGTGCGCTCGGCCGCCACGCTCCGTGAGGACGACGGCGACTTCGTGCAGCCCGGCATCCTGTACCGCGAGGTCTTCGACGACGAGCAGCGCGCCCGTTTCGTCGAGACGCTGCTCGGACAGTACAACGCCCTGACCGTCCCCGCCATCCAGGAGCGCTTCTTCTGGTACTGGGGTCAGGTCGACGCGCAGCTCGGCGCCACGCTCCGCGAGCGCGCAGGTGCTCCGGTCGGCGAGGCTGAGCCGGTCGGCGTCGGCGAGTAG
- a CDS encoding RDD family protein, which produces MSAEITDEQEILSGEAVAIDVQPVGFVLRAAGALIDMLIGFAVFIAFMLLQTWLMSQGLMDEHLFRILTIWASVLSFLVLPITIEMATRGRSVGKLAVGGRIVRLDGGAITFRHTFIRALLGVLEIYLTLGGIAVITGALTARSQRLGDLVAGTYSQRVRTPRLQPHVPILPPSLAGWASIADVARMPDRLARRISQFLANAERLSPAARVSVGRDLAAEAAPFVSPLPEVSPEELLRGITVLRRQREQRALVLADDRAERLSGQRIRV; this is translated from the coding sequence ATGTCTGCTGAGATCACGGATGAACAGGAGATCCTCTCCGGTGAGGCCGTCGCGATCGATGTGCAGCCGGTGGGTTTCGTACTGCGCGCGGCTGGCGCGCTGATCGACATGCTGATCGGCTTCGCCGTGTTCATCGCGTTCATGCTGCTGCAGACGTGGCTGATGTCGCAGGGGCTGATGGATGAGCATCTGTTCCGGATCCTCACGATCTGGGCGTCGGTGCTGAGCTTTCTGGTGCTGCCGATCACCATCGAGATGGCAACGCGCGGTCGCAGCGTCGGCAAGCTCGCCGTCGGAGGGCGCATCGTCCGCCTCGACGGCGGCGCGATCACGTTCCGCCACACGTTCATCCGCGCACTGCTCGGAGTGCTCGAGATCTACCTCACTCTCGGCGGCATCGCGGTGATCACCGGCGCACTGACCGCCCGCTCGCAGCGTCTCGGCGACCTCGTCGCCGGCACATACTCCCAGCGCGTGCGCACACCGCGCCTGCAGCCCCACGTTCCGATCCTGCCGCCGTCGCTGGCGGGATGGGCGTCGATCGCCGACGTCGCCCGGATGCCGGACAGACTCGCCCGTCGCATCTCGCAGTTCCTCGCGAACGCAGAGCGCCTCTCGCCCGCGGCGCGCGTGAGCGTGGGCCGCGACCTCGCCGCAGAGGCCGCGCCGTTCGTCTCGCCACTGCCCGAGGTCTCGCCCGAGGAGCTGCTGCGCGGCATCACCGTGCTGCGCCGACAGCGCGAACAGCGCGCGCTCGTGCTCGCCGACGACCGCGCCGAGCGACTCAGCGGGCAGCGCATCCGCGTCTGA
- the aqpZ gene encoding aquaporin Z, with amino-acid sequence MSESPTEAVAQPTLGAKLAAEGFGTFLLVFGGVGTAVFASNHFTEPGTESAVYVAIALAFGLTVLVGVYAFGPISGGHFNPAVTLGAAAAGRTPWRDVGPYIIAQVVGGVIASTGLVLIGMFGPQGWLTGAQDAGFASNGWDELSPSGFAMPAAMIIEVILTGFFLLVILGSTHPKRGSLFAGVAIGLTLTLIHLISIPVDNTSVNPARSIAAAIYGGPEALGQLWVFLVFPVIGAMIAGYAYRALFDGEGKEPIV; translated from the coding sequence ATGTCTGAGTCACCCACTGAAGCTGTCGCTCAGCCGACGCTCGGCGCCAAGCTCGCCGCCGAGGGCTTCGGCACATTCCTACTCGTCTTCGGCGGTGTCGGCACCGCCGTCTTCGCCTCGAACCACTTCACCGAGCCCGGCACCGAGTCGGCCGTGTACGTCGCGATCGCACTCGCATTCGGTCTGACCGTGCTGGTCGGCGTGTACGCCTTCGGCCCGATCTCGGGCGGTCACTTCAACCCCGCCGTCACGTTGGGCGCGGCTGCCGCCGGTCGCACGCCATGGCGCGACGTCGGGCCGTACATCATCGCGCAGGTGGTCGGCGGCGTGATCGCATCGACCGGGCTGGTGCTGATCGGCATGTTCGGCCCCCAGGGATGGCTCACCGGCGCCCAGGACGCGGGCTTCGCCAGCAACGGCTGGGACGAGCTCTCCCCGAGCGGGTTCGCGATGCCTGCGGCCATGATCATCGAGGTGATCCTGACCGGATTCTTCCTGCTCGTGATCCTCGGTTCGACGCACCCGAAGCGCGGCTCGCTCTTCGCCGGCGTCGCGATCGGTCTCACCCTCACCCTGATCCACCTGATCTCCATCCCGGTCGACAACACGTCGGTGAACCCGGCCCGCTCGATCGCCGCGGCGATCTACGGGGGCCCCGAGGCACTCGGACAGCTCTGGGTCTTCCTGGTGTTCCCCGTCATCGGCGCGATGATCGCCGGCTACGCCTACCGGGCGCTGTTCGACGGCGAGGGCAAGGAGCCCATCGTCTGA
- a CDS encoding DUF3499 family protein gives MEERLCSKVACAREAVATLTYDYGDQMAALGPLGPGDDPHAHDLCAQHADRLSVPAGWLVVRHATLRS, from the coding sequence GTGGAAGAGCGACTGTGCTCGAAGGTGGCCTGCGCGCGCGAGGCCGTCGCGACGCTGACCTACGACTACGGCGATCAGATGGCGGCACTCGGCCCGCTCGGTCCAGGCGACGACCCTCACGCGCACGATCTGTGTGCGCAGCACGCGGATCGGCTCTCGGTCCCTGCGGGCTGGCTGGTCGTACGCCACGCCACGCTGCGCAGCTGA
- a CDS encoding Fur family transcriptional regulator: MTPDTIADFPAQLRGAGLRVTTQRVHVLDALRRHPHASADTVFAGIRDSLPGIAPATVHGILGDLTGAGIVRRVSLPDIGSALYELHSDDNHHHLQCIDCGRVEDVACAIGAAPCLHPSHDHGMRILEAAVTYRALCPECERNGNG; this comes from the coding sequence ATGACCCCCGACACGATCGCCGACTTCCCCGCGCAGCTGCGCGGGGCAGGGCTTCGTGTCACGACGCAGCGCGTCCACGTGCTCGACGCCCTGCGCCGGCATCCGCATGCTTCCGCCGACACCGTCTTCGCGGGCATCCGCGACAGCCTCCCCGGCATCGCACCCGCCACTGTGCACGGCATCTTGGGCGACCTCACAGGTGCCGGCATCGTGCGCCGCGTGAGTCTCCCCGACATCGGCAGCGCGCTGTACGAGCTGCACAGCGACGACAATCACCACCATCTCCAGTGCATCGACTGCGGCCGCGTCGAGGACGTCGCCTGCGCGATCGGCGCTGCCCCCTGTCTGCATCCTTCTCATGACCACGGCATGCGAATCCTCGAAGCCGCAGTCACCTACCGAGCCCTCTGTCCCGAATGTGAAAGGAATGGCAATGGCTGA